From a single Candidatus Babeliales bacterium genomic region:
- the rplA gene encoding 50S ribosomal protein L1: MHEKKNKASGDMLKNNQYPVKDALVKVKELAPAKFDESIDVDINLGIDPAKGEQVVRGSVILPHRVGKEIKVLVFAKGDYADKASKAGADYIGAEDLVEKIQNGWMDFDVAVATPDLMGLVSKLAKKLGPKGLLPNKKLGTVTFDVDAVVADLKRGRRFFRNDKTGLIHFSIGKESFEVDKLHENLHAFIKALMAVKPPAAKGKFLKKVTLSSTMGPGIQINPDEIIS; this comes from the coding sequence ATGCATGAAAAAAAAAATAAAGCATCTGGCGATATGTTAAAAAATAATCAATATCCCGTAAAAGATGCTTTGGTAAAAGTAAAAGAGTTGGCTCCTGCCAAGTTTGATGAATCAATTGATGTTGATATCAACTTAGGTATTGATCCTGCTAAGGGTGAACAGGTAGTACGAGGTTCGGTAATTTTACCGCATCGTGTTGGCAAAGAAATCAAAGTATTAGTATTTGCCAAAGGTGACTATGCTGATAAAGCATCAAAAGCTGGCGCTGATTATATTGGCGCAGAAGATCTAGTTGAAAAAATACAGAATGGTTGGATGGATTTTGATGTAGCGGTTGCTACTCCCGATTTAATGGGTTTGGTAAGTAAATTAGCAAAAAAATTAGGCCCAAAAGGCCTCTTGCCTAATAAAAAGCTAGGAACGGTTACTTTCGATGTAGATGCAGTTGTAGCCGATTTAAAGCGTGGACGTAGGTTTTTCCGAAATGATAAGACTGGATTAATCCATTTTTCTATAGGAAAAGAATCCTTTGAGGTTGATAAATTGCATGAAAACTTACATGCTTTTATCAAAGCTTTGATGGCAGTTAAGCCTCCTGCGGCGAAAGGTAAATTTTTAAAAAAAGTTACTCTTTCTTCAACGATGGGGCCTGGCATTCAAATTAATCCTGATGAAATAATTAGTTGA
- the rpoC gene encoding DNA-directed RNA polymerase subunit beta', producing MSNRILERFREYISAVKFNAIKLGLASPEKIKSLSYGRVTKIETINYRTLKPERDGLFCARIFGPVKDWECNCGKYKRMKHRGVTCEKCGVEVIQSRVRRERMGHIDLVAPVCHIWYLKGIPSYLSLIMDMPIKDLERVIYFDAYLVINPGKSPYSYKTLLTNAEYDRYKEQHPEDIDFKAEIGAEAVRQILEVLDLNLEISNLQQEYAKVAAVTARLKIMRRIKILTGLTQAGINPSWMILKILPVLPPDLRPLVPLEGGRFASSDLNELYRRLLNRNIRLQRLIEIEAPEVIIRNEKRMLQEAVDALIDNGRRGKPLTGSNKRPLKSLSEMLRGKQGRFRQNLLGKRVDYSGRSVIVVDPELRMDQCGLPKIMALELFKPYIYHGLIERELAANLRVAKRMVEDSSPEIWDVLEQIVKNRPVLLNRAPTLHRYGIQAFYPILVDGKAVKIHPLVCSAYNADFDGDQMAVHIPLSEKSQEESVALILSTKNILSAANGRPLAVPSQDMVLGLHYMSKVRCGALGEGIVFSSIQEVITAFQFGKATLHAKIKLRLKSQDKVELVETTVGRVILYDALPTGSEFYWINKVMKRSDLVKLVEKVYYRFGDEATVDCLDKVKKLGFYYSTKGGISFSLSNLIVPAKKDEIVKKGEKEVQRVEKMYMDGIITNGERYNKVLSIWGHATADVASEVTHDLEIENNEAFLNENKSFKPFNPIFMMLESGARGSKDQIKQLVGMRGLMAKPTGEIMETCVKSNFKGGLSVFEYFISTHGARKGQADTALKTANSGYLTRKLVDVAQDAVITIKDCQTLGYIELEDLKEGGDVINPLANRSFGRVVAADIKDPIDGQLLLKQGQLVTKEDVNRIANSALSKLAIRSVLTCQAKRGVCAQCYGIDLSKGQPVDVGTTVGIIAAQSIGEPGTQLTMRTFHIGGIASGAAEQSVFVAKHKGIIQLRGMRTVKNKEGHSIIVSRKAALVIVSQDGRELQHHDVEYGALLLVEEGQEVEIGKKLAEWDVNNKVIITEKAGIINYVDLIENNTIQNVFDESTSKSSKIVLEHKGEKYQPSLSIVNEEGDELAQYYLPTGSYLSVDDLQKVAVGDILVKIPRETFRTKDIAGGLPRIAELFEARVPKDPAIIADIDGEIVFGGIHRGLRKVSVVNAYESFDYFIPRGKQLNVMNGDKINAGDPLTSGTPVLHDILRILGPEVLQKYLVNQIQEIYLLQGVGINDRHIELIVRQMIRKVRIVEQGDSEFLIGDRVDKIHFKSVNALLQAEGKKVAVAKPTLMGITLASLDTESFISAASFQETTKILTEASIAGQEDHLYGLKENVIIGKLIPAGTGIKSFRMKYLGDEESEYEKEARAQEMSTVRVEQEQAA from the coding sequence ATGAGTAACCGAATTTTAGAGCGTTTTAGAGAGTATATTAGCGCCGTTAAATTTAATGCAATTAAACTTGGGCTTGCTTCGCCTGAAAAAATTAAATCGTTATCATATGGTAGAGTTACGAAAATTGAAACAATTAATTATCGAACTTTAAAGCCAGAACGAGATGGTTTATTTTGTGCACGCATTTTCGGTCCTGTTAAAGACTGGGAATGTAATTGCGGCAAATATAAAAGAATGAAGCATCGTGGTGTAACGTGTGAAAAATGCGGAGTTGAAGTAATTCAATCTCGTGTCAGGCGTGAACGTATGGGGCATATAGATTTAGTTGCTCCGGTATGTCATATCTGGTATTTAAAAGGTATTCCAAGCTATCTTAGTTTAATTATGGATATGCCAATTAAAGACTTAGAACGGGTTATTTATTTTGATGCGTATTTAGTTATTAATCCTGGTAAATCTCCATATAGTTATAAAACTTTACTTACTAATGCTGAGTATGATCGTTATAAAGAGCAGCATCCAGAAGATATAGATTTTAAAGCGGAAATTGGTGCCGAAGCTGTTCGTCAAATTCTTGAAGTATTAGATCTTAATTTAGAGATTTCAAATCTCCAACAAGAGTATGCAAAAGTTGCTGCTGTAACTGCTCGTCTTAAAATTATGCGTCGCATAAAAATTTTAACGGGACTTACGCAAGCAGGTATTAATCCATCTTGGATGATTTTGAAAATACTTCCAGTATTACCACCTGATTTAAGGCCATTAGTTCCTCTTGAAGGTGGAAGATTTGCGAGTTCTGATTTAAATGAACTGTATCGACGATTGCTTAATCGTAATATTCGTCTGCAACGATTAATTGAGATTGAAGCTCCTGAAGTAATTATTCGTAACGAAAAACGCATGTTGCAAGAAGCGGTTGATGCACTTATTGATAATGGTCGCCGTGGTAAGCCCCTTACTGGATCTAATAAACGACCACTTAAATCCTTAAGTGAAATGTTACGTGGTAAACAGGGGCGATTCAGACAAAATCTACTTGGTAAACGTGTAGATTATTCGGGTCGTTCTGTTATTGTTGTTGATCCTGAATTGCGTATGGATCAATGTGGATTACCTAAAATTATGGCGCTTGAACTCTTTAAGCCATACATTTACCATGGTCTTATTGAACGAGAACTGGCAGCAAATTTACGTGTTGCAAAACGAATGGTAGAAGATAGCTCACCTGAAATATGGGATGTACTGGAACAAATAGTTAAAAATCGTCCAGTACTATTAAACCGTGCACCAACACTGCATCGCTATGGTATTCAAGCGTTTTATCCAATATTGGTTGATGGAAAAGCGGTTAAAATTCATCCGTTAGTTTGTTCAGCATATAATGCTGATTTTGACGGTGATCAAATGGCCGTGCATATACCATTAAGTGAAAAATCACAAGAAGAATCAGTAGCATTAATATTATCAACGAAAAATATTCTATCAGCAGCAAATGGACGTCCGTTAGCAGTACCATCACAAGATATGGTTCTTGGTCTACATTATATGAGTAAAGTACGTTGTGGTGCGCTTGGTGAAGGAATTGTTTTTTCAAGCATTCAAGAAGTTATTACTGCTTTTCAATTTGGAAAGGCAACCTTGCATGCAAAAATCAAGTTGCGTTTAAAATCTCAAGATAAAGTAGAACTTGTAGAAACGACTGTGGGTCGCGTTATTTTATATGATGCTTTACCAACAGGATCAGAGTTTTATTGGATTAATAAAGTAATGAAACGAAGTGATTTAGTTAAATTAGTAGAAAAAGTTTACTATCGCTTTGGTGACGAAGCGACCGTTGATTGTTTGGATAAAGTTAAGAAGCTTGGTTTTTACTATTCAACTAAAGGTGGTATTTCATTCTCTCTTAGTAATCTAATAGTTCCTGCTAAAAAAGATGAAATTGTAAAAAAAGGTGAAAAAGAAGTACAGCGTGTTGAAAAAATGTACATGGATGGCATTATAACCAATGGAGAACGTTATAACAAAGTTCTTAGCATCTGGGGACATGCAACCGCTGATGTCGCTTCTGAAGTAACGCATGATTTAGAGATAGAAAATAATGAAGCGTTCTTAAATGAGAATAAATCATTCAAGCCATTTAATCCGATATTTATGATGCTTGAATCAGGTGCTCGTGGATCGAAAGATCAAATTAAGCAGCTTGTTGGGATGCGTGGATTAATGGCTAAGCCAACTGGTGAAATTATGGAAACGTGTGTAAAGTCTAACTTTAAAGGTGGATTAAGCGTTTTTGAATACTTTATTTCAACTCATGGTGCTCGTAAAGGTCAGGCTGATACTGCATTAAAAACAGCAAACTCAGGCTATTTAACTCGTAAATTAGTTGATGTAGCGCAAGATGCAGTCATCACTATTAAAGATTGCCAGACGCTTGGCTATATTGAATTAGAAGATTTAAAAGAAGGTGGCGATGTTATTAATCCGTTAGCTAATAGATCATTTGGCCGTGTAGTAGCTGCTGACATTAAGGATCCTATCGATGGCCAATTATTATTAAAACAGGGTCAATTAGTAACAAAAGAAGATGTAAATAGAATTGCTAATTCTGCTTTATCTAAATTAGCGATACGTTCAGTATTAACATGTCAAGCAAAACGTGGCGTTTGTGCTCAATGTTATGGGATAGATCTTTCCAAAGGGCAACCTGTTGATGTTGGAACTACCGTTGGTATTATTGCAGCACAATCAATTGGTGAACCTGGAACACAGTTAACCATGAGAACATTTCATATTGGTGGTATTGCCAGTGGTGCAGCAGAACAATCAGTTTTTGTAGCAAAGCACAAAGGTATTATTCAATTGCGTGGTATGCGAACAGTTAAAAATAAAGAAGGCCACTCTATTATAGTAAGTAGAAAAGCAGCTTTAGTAATTGTCTCGCAGGATGGCAGAGAATTACAACATCATGATGTGGAATACGGTGCTCTTTTGCTTGTGGAAGAAGGTCAAGAAGTAGAAATTGGCAAAAAACTTGCTGAATGGGATGTTAACAATAAAGTAATTATTACTGAAAAAGCTGGTATTATTAACTATGTAGATTTAATTGAAAACAATACTATTCAAAATGTTTTTGATGAAAGTACAAGTAAATCAAGCAAAATTGTGTTAGAACACAAAGGTGAAAAATATCAACCTTCATTGAGTATTGTAAACGAAGAAGGCGATGAGCTTGCACAATATTATCTTCCGACTGGCAGTTATTTATCAGTAGATGATCTACAGAAAGTTGCAGTCGGTGATATCTTAGTTAAAATCCCTCGCGAAACATTTAGAACAAAAGATATTGCAGGTGGTTTACCACGTATTGCTGAATTATTTGAGGCTCGTGTGCCAAAAGATCCAGCGATTATAGCTGATATTGATGGAGAAATTGTTTTTGGTGGTATTCATCGTGGTTTGCGTAAAGTAAGCGTTGTAAATGCATATGAATCATTTGATTATTTCATTCCACGAGGTAAACAGCTCAATGTAATGAATGGAGATAAAATAAATGCGGGAGACCCATTAACAAGTGGCACACCAGTATTGCATGATATTCTACGTATTTTAGGACCAGAAGTCTTACAAAAATACTTGGTAAATCAAATTCAAGAAATTTACTTGTTGCAAGGTGTTGGTATTAATGATCGCCATATTGAATTGATTGTTAGGCAAATGATACGTAAAGTACGTATTGTTGAACAGGGTGATTCAGAATTCCTCATAGGTGATCGGGTGGATAAAATTCACTTTAAATCAGTAAATGCATTGTTGCAAGCTGAAGGGAAAAAAGTTGCAGTTGCTAAACCTACCTTAATGGGTATAACGCTTGCATCACTTGATACTGAAAGCTTTATTTCTGCAGCTTCATTCCAGGAAACAACTAAGATTTTAACTGAAGCGTCAATCGCAGGACAGGAAGATCATCTTTATGGCTTAAAAGAAAACGTAATTATTGGTAAACTAATACCTGCAGGGACTGGGATAAAATCCTTCAGAATGAAATATTTAGGCGATGAAGAATCAGAATATGAAAAAGAAGCTCGTGCGCAAGAGATGTCAACAGTAAGGGTAGAGCAGGAACAAGCAGCATAG
- the rpoB gene encoding DNA-directed RNA polymerase subunit beta produces the protein MSNMHLDKGFLRKSFGKIKDIVPVPDLITIQSKSFNDFAQLDYLPAERKIIGLEKVLRDIFPIEYDGKMSLEFVSYELGDWSCTCGKLKGIVNRYTWSCSSCKKTDCSRLNNSTCTFCKKQTAKYRACPNCLSRVSIKMPMSLDECRSSGQTFSMPLKIKIQLISWDIDDKGNKVIRDIKEQDIFFADVPVMADVYQDQGTIRLGDQGTFLINGVDRVVVSQLHRSPGVVFTQSKKVKDVRGRPYFVARLIPMRGSWLDFEFDSNDYLYVRIDKKKKLLVTTFLQALGIARDQIIKKFYSFDRIHAKKGEFYRLVDENLIGQRLEKGMAPDKVGDSIFGKRVNAAIIERLKKADVDKIIIKKANLIGRVLGANVIDPDTGEVLIEQGQILTEDHYNLFKQLKKIEFELISSSGYVLQPTIALTLTQDKCYSQEDALKELHAKVWPGDSSSLKEINERLEAMLFSSRLYDLTRVGRIRINRKLRLDIPEDTHVLTLEDIVGSVRYLVNLRELGEGELDDIDHLGNRRVRLVGELLTNQVYLGFLRIERIVRERFRTQEVHSALMPQDFLNIKPLSAVMREFFGTGQLSQFMDQTNPLSEIAHKRRLSALGPGGVLKDRATYEIRDVHISHYGRICPIETPEGQTVGLISSLATYAMVNDLGFIETAYRPVAKNNIQDNVVFLDAFEEIDKYIAQADAVKPGTAKLSGNTLVARHEGDFIYVDSNKINYVDLSPKQLVSVSTALIPFLEHDDATRALMGSNMQRQAVPLIKCEAPIVGTGMEKEISKSSGAMIVAKRPGVVEYVSSERIIIRVDKEVFSNIDDWISQGIDIYTLRKFQRSSFSTWIHQTPIVKKGDIVKVGTILTNGPGIEYGELALGSNLLVAFMPWHGYNFEDAIVLSKRLVAEDSLTSVHIDEYKVDARDTKLGPEEITKDVPNVSEIALSSLDDDGIVRIGTRVKPGDILVGKVTLKGDIQYSPEEKLLRAIFGEKAREVRDTSLRVPPGIEGTVIDVKVFSRSGIRKDKRYKELVAKRTAELDAEFESHLHFLEKMISEKIVDLLASGEPSGKVSQKLLKNKKYDKKQLQDLNLEELLALKVKDKEILETIERMKLSFETQQRILAGLKEERINKLKKGDPLPSGVIKMVKVYIASKRHISVGDKIAGRHGNKGVVSIIVPREDMPHLEDGTAVDIVLNPLGVPSRMNVGQILETALGLAGKQLGRQLENMLATEGYGKIKKYLQNCYGKDLLDEYEKLYGEDEVMKLAKKTANTGVLFDSPVFDGANLDQDIKPMLRDLDLPEVGSFNLLDGRTGEYFDQPVTVGSIYMMKLNHMVDDKLHARSVGPYSLVTQQPLGGKAQMGGQRFGEMEVWALEAYGAAYTLQEMLTYKSDDVNGRPKVYDAIVSGEKIPEPGLPESFNVLIKELQSLGLRVDLFRTGKEEVNE, from the coding sequence ATGTCCAACATGCACTTAGATAAAGGTTTTCTGCGCAAGTCATTCGGAAAAATTAAAGATATAGTGCCTGTTCCTGATTTGATTACGATTCAGTCGAAATCATTCAACGACTTTGCACAATTAGATTATTTGCCGGCTGAGCGTAAGATAATAGGGCTTGAAAAAGTATTAAGAGACATTTTTCCTATCGAATATGATGGGAAGATGTCGCTTGAATTTGTTAGTTATGAATTGGGCGATTGGTCCTGTACGTGTGGAAAACTGAAAGGTATTGTAAACAGATATACCTGGAGCTGCTCTTCCTGTAAAAAAACCGATTGTTCTCGTCTTAACAACTCAACGTGTACTTTTTGTAAAAAACAAACAGCCAAATATCGAGCGTGCCCAAATTGTTTATCACGTGTATCAATAAAAATGCCAATGAGCTTGGATGAATGTAGATCAAGTGGTCAAACATTCTCGATGCCTTTAAAAATAAAAATTCAATTGATTTCGTGGGATATCGATGACAAAGGTAACAAGGTAATTAGAGACATCAAAGAGCAAGATATTTTCTTTGCTGATGTCCCTGTTATGGCTGATGTATATCAAGATCAAGGTACTATTAGACTTGGTGATCAAGGAACTTTTTTAATTAACGGGGTCGATAGGGTAGTTGTAAGTCAGCTTCATCGTTCTCCTGGTGTTGTTTTTACGCAAAGTAAAAAAGTTAAAGATGTCCGTGGTCGACCATACTTTGTAGCTCGTCTTATTCCTATGCGTGGTTCATGGCTTGATTTTGAATTTGATAGCAATGATTACCTGTATGTTCGCATCGATAAAAAGAAAAAATTATTAGTTACTACTTTTTTACAAGCATTAGGCATAGCTCGAGATCAAATTATCAAAAAATTTTATTCATTTGATCGAATACATGCCAAAAAAGGTGAGTTCTATCGATTAGTAGATGAAAATTTAATTGGTCAACGTTTAGAAAAAGGCATGGCTCCGGACAAAGTTGGTGATTCAATATTTGGGAAACGAGTTAATGCTGCAATTATTGAACGGTTAAAAAAAGCTGATGTTGATAAAATTATTATAAAAAAAGCTAATCTGATTGGCCGAGTTCTTGGTGCTAATGTTATTGATCCTGATACTGGTGAAGTATTGATCGAACAAGGTCAAATATTAACAGAGGATCATTACAATTTATTTAAGCAATTAAAAAAGATCGAATTTGAACTTATTAGTTCTTCTGGATATGTTTTACAACCAACCATTGCTTTAACATTAACACAGGATAAATGTTATTCTCAAGAAGATGCGCTTAAAGAACTTCATGCAAAAGTTTGGCCTGGTGATAGTTCTTCATTAAAAGAGATTAATGAACGCCTTGAAGCAATGTTATTCAGTAGCCGCCTATATGATTTAACAAGAGTTGGTCGCATTCGAATTAATCGAAAGCTAAGACTAGATATACCTGAAGATACTCATGTTTTAACATTGGAAGACATTGTAGGTTCTGTCCGTTATTTGGTTAACTTGCGTGAACTAGGAGAAGGCGAGCTTGATGATATTGATCACTTGGGAAATCGTCGTGTACGATTAGTGGGTGAATTGCTTACCAATCAAGTATATTTAGGTTTTCTTCGTATTGAACGTATTGTGCGAGAACGATTTAGAACGCAAGAGGTTCATAGTGCATTAATGCCTCAAGACTTTTTAAATATTAAGCCATTGAGCGCAGTAATGCGAGAATTTTTTGGTACAGGTCAGTTATCTCAATTTATGGATCAAACCAATCCTTTATCTGAAATTGCTCATAAAAGAAGGTTGTCAGCTCTTGGGCCTGGTGGTGTTTTAAAAGATCGTGCGACATATGAAATTCGTGATGTGCATATATCTCATTATGGTCGTATTTGCCCGATCGAAACTCCTGAAGGGCAAACGGTTGGTTTAATTTCTTCTTTGGCAACATATGCAATGGTAAATGATTTAGGATTTATCGAAACTGCTTACCGACCAGTAGCTAAAAATAATATCCAAGATAATGTAGTATTTCTTGATGCATTTGAAGAAATTGATAAATATATCGCTCAGGCTGATGCAGTAAAGCCTGGTACCGCTAAGCTTTCTGGCAATACGCTTGTTGCGCGACATGAAGGTGATTTTATTTATGTTGATTCAAATAAAATTAATTATGTTGATTTATCCCCCAAACAATTGGTATCAGTTTCCACGGCATTAATTCCATTTTTGGAACATGATGATGCTACGCGTGCATTAATGGGTTCGAATATGCAACGTCAAGCAGTTCCTTTAATAAAATGTGAAGCACCAATCGTTGGTACGGGCATGGAAAAAGAAATTAGTAAATCTTCTGGTGCCATGATTGTTGCAAAACGTCCTGGTGTTGTAGAATATGTTTCTTCAGAGCGCATTATTATTCGTGTTGACAAAGAAGTATTTAGTAATATTGATGATTGGATATCGCAAGGTATTGATATTTATACTTTAAGAAAATTTCAGCGATCAAGCTTTAGCACTTGGATTCATCAAACGCCTATAGTTAAAAAAGGTGATATTGTTAAAGTTGGTACGATTTTAACTAATGGTCCTGGTATTGAATATGGAGAGCTTGCATTAGGATCTAATTTGCTCGTTGCATTTATGCCATGGCACGGATATAACTTTGAAGATGCTATTGTATTAAGTAAGCGCTTAGTAGCAGAAGATTCATTAACTTCGGTTCATATTGATGAATACAAAGTAGATGCACGAGATACTAAATTAGGACCTGAAGAAATTACTAAAGATGTACCAAATGTTAGTGAAATCGCATTATCAAGTTTAGATGATGATGGTATAGTACGTATCGGTACTCGAGTGAAACCCGGTGATATTCTTGTTGGAAAAGTAACATTAAAAGGTGACATTCAATATTCTCCAGAAGAAAAATTACTTCGTGCTATTTTTGGTGAAAAAGCTCGTGAAGTAAGAGATACTTCTTTACGAGTACCGCCTGGAATTGAAGGCACCGTAATTGATGTAAAAGTTTTCTCACGTAGTGGAATTCGAAAAGATAAGCGTTACAAAGAATTAGTAGCAAAACGAACCGCTGAACTTGATGCTGAATTTGAAAGTCATTTGCATTTCTTAGAAAAAATGATTTCAGAAAAAATAGTAGATTTATTAGCGAGTGGTGAACCTTCTGGTAAGGTTTCTCAAAAGCTACTAAAAAACAAAAAATATGATAAAAAACAGCTCCAAGATCTTAATTTAGAAGAATTGCTTGCGCTCAAAGTAAAAGACAAAGAGATTTTAGAAACAATTGAAAGAATGAAATTGTCATTTGAAACGCAACAAAGAATTTTAGCTGGATTAAAAGAAGAGCGCATCAATAAATTGAAGAAAGGTGATCCATTACCATCAGGTGTTATCAAGATGGTAAAAGTATATATTGCATCAAAGAGACATATCTCTGTTGGTGACAAAATCGCAGGACGCCATGGTAATAAAGGTGTGGTATCTATTATTGTTCCTAGAGAAGACATGCCTCATTTAGAAGATGGAACAGCGGTTGATATAGTATTAAATCCGCTTGGCGTACCATCTCGTATGAACGTAGGACAAATTTTAGAAACAGCGCTTGGGCTTGCAGGTAAGCAATTAGGTCGACAGTTAGAAAATATGCTTGCAACTGAAGGTTACGGAAAAATTAAAAAGTATTTGCAAAATTGTTATGGCAAAGATCTCCTCGATGAATACGAGAAATTGTATGGTGAAGATGAGGTTATGAAACTTGCCAAAAAAACTGCAAATACTGGTGTATTGTTTGACTCTCCTGTATTCGATGGGGCAAATTTAGATCAAGATATTAAACCAATGTTACGAGATCTTGATTTACCAGAAGTTGGTTCATTTAATTTATTAGATGGTAGAACTGGTGAGTATTTTGATCAACCAGTAACGGTTGGATCAATTTATATGATGAAATTAAATCATATGGTTGATGATAAATTACATGCTCGATCTGTTGGGCCATATTCGTTAGTTACTCAGCAACCTCTTGGTGGAAAAGCACAAATGGGTGGACAACGTTTTGGTGAAATGGAAGTATGGGCACTTGAAGCTTATGGTGCTGCATATACTTTACAAGAAATGCTGACATATAAATCTGACGACGTGAACGGCCGTCCAAAAGTATATGATGCAATTGTAAGTGGTGAAAAAATACCTGAGCCTGGTTTGCCAGAATCGTTTAATGTACTGATTAAAGAACTTCAAAGTTTAGGATTGCGAGTCGATCTATTTAGGACTGGCAAGGAGGAAGTCAATGAGTAA
- the rplJ gene encoding 50S ribosomal protein L10, with amino-acid sequence MNRQDKEQVIASLKKEFAKSSASFLVKYSGLTVAQMADLRRKLRKEGGALQVAKVTLIERAVDDIPEVKEMSSLLGNQIALVFAQQEPPAVAKVLYEFSKKNEQLRIVGGCYESSLLTEEAVKIFASLPPRPILLAQVCGTLKAPLSKLARTLNMVLLNPVLVIKQIEKKKSS; translated from the coding sequence ATGAATCGTCAAGATAAAGAACAAGTTATTGCATCTTTAAAAAAAGAATTTGCAAAAAGTAGCGCTTCGTTTTTAGTAAAATACAGTGGGCTTACTGTTGCTCAGATGGCTGACTTAAGAAGAAAGCTTAGAAAAGAGGGCGGTGCCTTACAAGTTGCTAAAGTTACATTGATTGAACGTGCTGTTGATGATATACCTGAAGTAAAAGAGATGTCTTCGCTTTTGGGTAATCAAATTGCATTAGTTTTTGCACAGCAAGAACCACCAGCTGTAGCTAAGGTTCTTTATGAATTTTCTAAAAAAAATGAACAGTTGCGTATTGTGGGTGGTTGCTATGAGTCTTCTTTATTGACAGAAGAAGCAGTTAAAATATTTGCGTCGTTACCGCCTCGACCAATACTTCTTGCTCAAGTATGTGGTACGCTGAAGGCGCCACTAAGCAAATTAGCGCGAACGTTGAATATGGTCTTGCTCAACCCAGTATTGGTAATTAAGCAGATTGAGAAGAAAAAGTCATCTTAA
- the rplL gene encoding 50S ribosomal protein L7/L12: MSAKSYDKLIDEIGNMSVLQLSEFVKALEEKFDVSAAAGMPMMAAAPAVEAGAKAEEKTEFKVTLQEGGPEKIKTIKALRSVTTLGLAEAKQAVENAPTVIGEAVAKDKANEMKKALEEVGAKVELA, from the coding sequence ATGTCAGCAAAATCATACGACAAATTAATTGACGAAATTGGCAATATGTCAGTTTTACAATTATCAGAGTTTGTTAAGGCGCTTGAAGAAAAATTTGATGTAAGCGCAGCTGCGGGAATGCCTATGATGGCTGCAGCGCCAGCAGTAGAAGCTGGAGCAAAAGCCGAAGAGAAAACTGAATTCAAGGTTACTTTGCAAGAAGGTGGACCTGAAAAAATTAAAACAATTAAAGCGTTGCGTTCAGTAACTACTTTAGGCTTAGCAGAAGCAAAACAAGCAGTTGAAAATGCTCCAACAGTAATTGGAGAAGCTGTTGCTAAAGACAAAGCAAATGAAATGAAAAAAGCACTAGAAGAAGTTGGTGCTAAAGTAGAATTAGCGTAA
- the rplK gene encoding 50S ribosomal protein L11, with product MAKEIKAKVKLQLPAGGATPAPPVGSALGPHGVNMMEFCKQFNAQTADKKGQTVPIIVTVYKDRSFDFITKTPPTSELIKKKVNIPKGSSKAGVDFVGKISWKDIEDIATIKMPDLNVLDMDEAKKIIAGTARSMGIEVND from the coding sequence ATGGCGAAAGAGATTAAGGCAAAAGTAAAGTTGCAATTACCAGCAGGCGGGGCTACTCCTGCGCCACCAGTCGGTTCTGCGCTTGGTCCTCATGGAGTAAACATGATGGAGTTTTGTAAGCAATTTAATGCCCAAACAGCAGATAAAAAGGGTCAAACGGTACCTATAATTGTAACAGTTTATAAAGATAGATCTTTTGATTTTATTACAAAAACGCCACCAACTTCTGAGCTCATTAAGAAAAAAGTTAATATACCAAAAGGTTCATCAAAGGCAGGAGTTGATTTTGTTGGTAAGATATCTTGGAAAGATATTGAAGATATCGCCACTATTAAGATGCCTGATTTAAATGTCTTAGATATGGATGAGGCAAAAAAAATTATTGCAGGAACTGCACGTAGTATGGGAATCGAAGTGAATGATTGA